In Peromyscus eremicus chromosome 2, PerEre_H2_v1, whole genome shotgun sequence, a single genomic region encodes these proteins:
- the LOC131905233 gene encoding protein FAM32A-like yields the protein MEAYEQVQKGPLKLKGVAELGVTKPKKKKKKDKDKAKLLEAMGTSKKSEEEEEKRRCLDKRTPAQVAFEKMQEKRQMERILKKASKTHKQRVEDFNRHLDTLTEHYDIPKISWTK from the coding sequence ATGGAGGCGTACGAGCAGGTCCAGAAGGGCCCCCTGAAGCTGAAAGGCGTTGCGGAGCTTGGCGTGACAAAgccgaagaagaagaagaagaaggacaaaGACAAGGCCAAGCTGCTGGAGGCCATGGGGACGAGTAAGAagagcgaggaggaggaggagaagaggcgCTGCCTGGACAAGCGCACGCCGGCGCAGGTGGCCTTCGAGAAGATGCAGGAGAAGCGGCAGATGGAAAGAATCCTGAAGAAGGCGTCCAAAACCCATAAGCAGAGAGTGGAGGACTTCAACCGACACCTGGACACACTCACCGAGCACTATGACATTCCTAAAATCAGCTGGACCAAGTAA